From Actinomyces sp. oral taxon 171 str. F0337, one genomic window encodes:
- a CDS encoding PrsW family glutamic-type intramembrane protease yields the protein MPSSSGTYTGHPSGPATAPGYGRVAPSGGVPADAVPPAPAAAPASSGQYGLMPAPVTATRPEQSVAGAGPVPVAAPASSSTDRSAASSLNLNGAPVRLEWWERLGGFLLQFRAFRILMRVRMVLTWVSLLIVAATLAVSPVARTVLGAWIGCFWIVAVCFWLARGKTVSWGMSSGFFALSMPWAGAVGWLSFQVAAAAGVPVDHAASQVVIAGVVEELAKLAPICLVAVIAPGRVRRLLIQDWLVLGVACGAGFMAVEEVARRLTYVLGNTPGLQLSKAICPEDPEGIIECIHAHTFSLWPFSDAFPGPVTYAGHAIVTGLVAVSIGLARHLWWRARHHYPAFGVALRCAALGLPLGVLWVAIVDHMATNSRSFNISWTSDEPVIKAWGATKGEPPWPIIGTTSSMAGSGQGRGWLLLVMLVVAVLLDARVMRLGGYARTLAEPGGGPGAPQGTPGGVVGRWGADVVEAAAAARARAHRLRLALTQAATARRPRLFLQAWAEHRIARDLAARRALDAGPHRWATSALAAAAALAGAWIIYTVVPPAVSELDQRLNGLPTLWFAGILDMLGQVWESMSPIEKAALVLIGAIAVFLSGGSLGLAFSVGLGIASALDAARPSAQLMRDPQGTTGHYLDTHNDLQVITDTGMAAMAVFPGGKALRGAGYAAKTARTLAREEAAVRKLPKWNPLSSPRASEIQYLFDYRARRKADHYAATRALRRQLPEGHTIKQYQSDTYEGTILELEQQGYDLETTEKLRQIAKERLDARRDWYAATTRAGEIGGEEYLKSQGYRIPDEFLSTNVPVNNGTAPSGWLDGMAISSNGDEVVISEYKGGTSRLSSTLRQTIYEGTARQGTPAYTRDRMLSDPRFAQYFHDHPDVWEGVKSGQTRLTIKVMRTKTPELTRITEQPFTLTPEVIRHLQQNIDKF from the coding sequence ATGCCGAGCTCCAGCGGCACCTATACGGGCCACCCGTCCGGGCCGGCGACAGCGCCCGGCTACGGTCGGGTGGCGCCGTCGGGAGGTGTTCCGGCCGACGCCGTACCTCCCGCCCCTGCGGCGGCCCCGGCGTCATCGGGGCAGTACGGGCTGATGCCCGCACCAGTGACGGCGACGAGACCTGAGCAGTCGGTGGCGGGGGCAGGGCCCGTGCCGGTTGCCGCGCCGGCGTCTTCTTCCACTGATCGTTCGGCCGCGTCCTCGTTGAACCTGAACGGGGCACCGGTGCGCCTGGAGTGGTGGGAACGCCTGGGCGGCTTCCTTCTGCAGTTCCGGGCCTTCCGCATCCTGATGCGGGTCCGGATGGTGCTGACCTGGGTGAGCCTGCTGATCGTGGCGGCGACGCTGGCCGTATCGCCAGTGGCCCGGACGGTGCTGGGCGCCTGGATCGGCTGCTTCTGGATCGTGGCGGTCTGCTTCTGGCTGGCGCGGGGCAAGACCGTCTCCTGGGGCATGAGCTCGGGTTTCTTCGCCCTGTCCATGCCGTGGGCCGGGGCTGTTGGGTGGCTCTCCTTCCAGGTCGCCGCCGCGGCGGGAGTACCGGTGGACCATGCGGCCTCGCAGGTCGTGATCGCCGGCGTCGTCGAGGAGCTGGCCAAGCTCGCCCCCATCTGTCTGGTGGCGGTCATCGCCCCAGGGCGGGTGCGCCGGCTGCTCATTCAGGACTGGCTCGTCCTGGGGGTCGCCTGCGGGGCGGGCTTCATGGCGGTCGAGGAGGTCGCCCGGCGCCTGACGTACGTCCTCGGAAACACCCCGGGGTTGCAGCTGTCCAAGGCGATATGTCCCGAGGACCCAGAGGGAATCATCGAGTGCATACACGCTCATACCTTCAGCCTTTGGCCGTTCTCCGACGCGTTCCCCGGCCCAGTGACCTATGCGGGGCACGCCATTGTCACCGGCCTGGTGGCCGTGAGCATCGGCTTGGCGCGGCACCTGTGGTGGCGCGCCAGGCACCATTACCCCGCCTTCGGGGTCGCCCTGCGCTGCGCAGCCCTGGGCCTGCCGCTGGGCGTGCTGTGGGTGGCGATCGTCGACCACATGGCGACAAACTCCAGATCCTTCAACATCAGCTGGACCTCGGACGAGCCTGTCATTAAGGCTTGGGGCGCTACCAAGGGTGAGCCTCCCTGGCCGATCATCGGGACCACGAGCAGCATGGCTGGTTCTGGTCAGGGCCGGGGCTGGCTGCTCCTGGTGATGCTCGTCGTCGCGGTCCTCCTGGATGCCCGGGTGATGCGCCTGGGCGGCTACGCGCGCACGCTCGCCGAGCCGGGTGGCGGGCCGGGCGCGCCCCAGGGCACGCCTGGTGGCGTTGTGGGCAGGTGGGGCGCCGACGTCGTCGAGGCGGCAGCCGCCGCCAGGGCCAGGGCCCACAGGCTCAGGCTCGCCCTGACTCAGGCGGCCACCGCCCGCCGACCCCGCCTGTTCCTGCAGGCCTGGGCCGAGCATCGCATCGCCCGCGACCTGGCCGCACGACGAGCACTCGACGCCGGCCCCCACCGCTGGGCCACCTCGGCCCTGGCCGCAGCGGCGGCCCTGGCAGGAGCCTGGATCATCTACACCGTCGTGCCGCCTGCGGTGAGCGAGCTCGACCAGCGTCTGAACGGGCTGCCCACCCTCTGGTTCGCCGGCATCCTGGATATGCTCGGACAGGTCTGGGAGTCCATGAGCCCCATTGAGAAGGCCGCCCTGGTCCTCATCGGCGCCATCGCCGTCTTCCTGTCCGGGGGTAGCCTTGGCCTGGCCTTCAGCGTGGGACTCGGGATCGCCTCTGCCCTGGACGCCGCCCGCCCCTCCGCCCAGCTCATGCGCGACCCCCAGGGCACCACCGGCCACTACCTGGACACCCATAACGACCTCCAAGTCATCACCGACACCGGCATGGCCGCCATGGCCGTCTTCCCCGGAGGCAAAGCCCTGCGCGGCGCCGGCTACGCCGCCAAAACCGCACGCACTCTCGCCCGAGAAGAAGCCGCCGTGCGCAAGCTCCCGAAGTGGAACCCGCTGAGCAGCCCCCGAGCTTCCGAGATTCAGTACCTGTTCGACTATCGGGCACGACGAAAAGCAGACCACTACGCGGCTACCAGGGCGTTAAGACGCCAACTCCCCGAGGGTCACACCATAAAGCAATACCAATCAGACACCTACGAAGGTACAATCCTCGAATTAGAGCAGCAAGGTTACGACCTGGAAACCACTGAAAAACTACGACAAATCGCCAAAGAACGTCTTGACGCTCGAAGAGACTGGTATGCCGCAACGACGCGCGCCGGGGAGATCGGAGGTGAAGAATATCTTAAGTCGCAGGGTTACCGCATACCTGACGAGTTCCTCTCGACGAACGTTCCAGTGAACAACGGCACCGCTCCCAGCGGATGGCTAGACGGAATGGCGATCAGCTCGAACGGTGATGAAGTTGTCATCAGCGAGTACAAGGGCGGGACGAGTCGCCTCAGCTCAACTCTGCGGCAGACAATCTATGAAGGCACAGCCAGGCAGGGCACCCCTGCTTATACTAGGGATCGCATGCTGAGCGATCCTCGTTTCGCGCAGTACTTCCATGATCATCCTGACGTGTGGGAGGGAGTCAAGAGCGGCCAAACCAGGTTGACAATCAAGGTCATGAGAACCAAGACCCCAGAGCTGA